A window of Chaetodon auriga isolate fChaAug3 chromosome 2, fChaAug3.hap1, whole genome shotgun sequence contains these coding sequences:
- the tubb1 gene encoding tubulin beta-1 chain: MREIVHLQIGQCGNQIGSKFWEVISEEHGLNTAGIYEGDSDLQLERVNVYFNEAHGGKYVPRALLVDLEPGTMDSVRGSRIGALFRPDNFIHGNSGAGNNWAKGHYTEGAELVEQVIDRVRNESESCDCLQGFQLVHSLGGGTGSGMGTLLINKIREEYPDRILNSFSIMPSPKVSDTVVEPYNATLSVHQLLENTDETFCIDNEALYDICFRTLKLTTPTYGDLNHLVCMTMSGVTTSLRFPGQLNADLRKLAVNMVPFPRLHFFMPGFAPLTARGSQQYRALTVPELTQQMFDARNMMTACDPRRGRYLTVAGMFRGRMSTKEVDEQMLAVQQKNSNHFVDWIPHNVKVSVCDIPPRGLKMASTFIGNNTAIQEIFRRVGEQFSLMFRRKAFLHWYTGEGMDEMEFTEAESNLNDLVSEYQQYQDATADLGWEAEDEEEEEPSEQVTTKVQSQVEVKLETVTETSKDTVDE, encoded by the exons ATGCGTGAAATTGTACATCTGCAAATTGGACAATGTGGCAACCAGATCGgctcaaag TTTTGGGAAGTGATCAGTGAAGAACATGGGCTCAATACAGCAGGTATCTACGAGGGAGATAGCGACCTCCAGCTGGAGAGGGTCAACGTCTACTTCAACGAGGCACACG GTGGTAAATATGTCCCGAGGGCCCTGCTTGTTGACCTGGAGCCTGGTACCATGGACAGTGTAAGAGGGAGCCGCATCGGGGCCCTTTTCAGGCCGGACAACTTCATCCATG GGAACTCAGGAGCTGGGAATAACTGGGCGAAAGGCCACTACACCGAGGGAGCGGAGCTGGTGGAGCAGGTGATTGACAGGGTGAGGAACGAGAGTGAAAGTTGTGATTGTCTGCAGGGCTTCCAGCTGGTTCACTCACTGGGGGGAGGCACCGGCTCCGGTATGGGAACCCTCCTCATCAACAAGATCCGAGAGGAGTACCCCGACCGCATCTTGAACAGCTTCAGCATCATGCCCTCCCCAAAAGTCTCTGACACGGTGGTCGAGCCCTACAACGCCACCCTGTCGGTCCACCAGCTCCTGGAGAACACAGATGAGACCTTCTGCATCGACAACGAGGCCCTGTACGACATCTGTTTCCGCACGCTGAAGCTGACCACGCCGACTTACGGGGACCTCAACCACTTGGTCTGCATGACCATGAGCGGGGTCACCACCTCTCTGAGATTCCCCGGACAGCTCAACGCAGACCTGAGGAAGCTGGCTGTCAACATGGTGCCTTTCCCTCGCCTCCACTTCTTCATGCCAGGCTTTGCACCCCTGACGGCCCGTGGCAGCCAGCAGTACCGAGCCCTAACCGTGCCTGAGCTTACCCAACAGATGTTTGACGCTCGCAACATGATGACGGCATGCGACCCAAGGCGGGGGCGCTACCTCACGGTTGCTGGCATGTTCCGTGGCCGGATGTCTACCAAAGAGGTGGACGAACAGATGCTTGcagtgcagcagaaaaacagcaaccaCTTTGTGGACTGGATCCCGCATAACGTCAAGGTTTCCGTGTGTGACATCCCACCCCGAGGCCTCAAAATGGCCTCCACCTTCATCGGCAATAACACAGCCATTCAGGAGATATTTCGCCGTGTGGGCGAGCAGTTCTCCCTGATGTTCAGACGCAAGGCTTTCCTCCACTGGTACACAGGGGAAGGTATGGATGAAATGGAGTTCACTGAGGCAGAGAGCAACCTCAACGACCTGGTGTCTGAGTACCAGCAGTACCAAGATGCCACGGCTGATCTGGGTTGGGaggcagaggatgaagaagaggaggaaccCTCAGAGCAAGTGACGACAAAAGTTCAGTCTCAGGTGGAAGTTAAACTGGAAACCGTGACGGAAACAAGCAAAGACACTGTAGATGAGTAG